From Penicillium psychrofluorescens genome assembly, chromosome: 1, one genomic window encodes:
- a CDS encoding uncharacterized protein (ID:PFLUO_000459-T1.cds;~source:funannotate), with amino-acid sequence MAIRFFEGWGRFVPMIGYHHVLMIVIAVAIILLSLLLAGCSSSSPQMPDIFLISMYYEKYKPTFNLAQVFPDEITAISHIVGTAELEVRVGYFGICVSPDGGAFICNANATALAEIVTTEQDPMNLIWVASTFKDAVVFPYLLIVAIVLAFFCFILLATFPGWHEEVDESGSEREVKPFPSRPVSQAALALIFVASVFVLVSVLWQHTASVAASTIAQDMGNGSIKSGVGTSAMVLGWFGFVLMVVVTIGLLVMILSISLIRKLTDDE; translated from the exons ATGGCGATTCGATTTTTTGAAGGATGGGGCC GATTCGTGCCGATGATCGGATATCATCATGTGTTGATGATTGTGATTGCTGTGGCGATTATCTTACTAT CACTCCTGTTGGCCGGATGTTCCTCATCGTCTCCGCAAATGCCTGACATCTTCCTGATCTCCATGTACTATGAGAAGTACAAGCCAACCTTCAACCTGGCCCAGGTCTTCCCCGACGAGATCACGGCCATCTCCCATATCGTTGGTACCGCCGAACTTGAGGTCCGCGTGGGATACTTTGGTATCTGTGTCTCGCCAGATGGGGGAGCATTTATCTGCAATGCCAATGCCACTGCCTTGGCCGAGATTGTGACCACGGAGCAAGATCCCATGAACTTGATTTGGGTCGCTTCCACATTCAAGGACGCAGTCGTGTTCCCGTATCTCCT AATCGTTGCTATCGTTCTCGcgttcttctgcttcatccTTCTGGCGACGTTCCCCGGCTGGCacgaggaggtcgacgagTCCGGCTCCGAGCGTGAAGTCAAACCCTTCCCCTCTCGACCGGTCTCTCAGGCCGCTCTCGCCCTGATCTTTGTCGCCTCCGTGTTCGTCCTCGTCTCCGTATTATGGCAACATACGGCATCCGTCGCAGCAAGCACCATAGCCCAAGATATGGGCAATGGCAGCATCAAGAGTGGTGTCGGCACCTCCGCCATGGTACTGGGTTGGTTCGGATTCGTACTCATGGTCGTTGTCACGATCGGTCTTTTGGTGATGATTCTCAGCATCAGTTTGATCCGGAAACTGACCGACGATGAGTGA
- a CDS encoding uncharacterized protein (ID:PFLUO_000458-T1.cds;~source:funannotate), with amino-acid sequence MGIKGLHGLLKSIQRPCNLKKFSGQTLGVDAYGWLHRGTVACAVDLVLDRPTRKHIDFVLNRVRMLLYFGVTPYLVFDGDNLPSKSGTEEDRHRRRQESKALGLELQRKGRMPEAYQEFQKAVDVTPYMARQLIEELKKMDVKYVVAPYEADAQLVYLEQQGIIHGIISEDSDLLVFGAKRLLSKLDQHGECIEINRAEFTACREVSLVGWTDANFRHMCILSGCDYLANIPKMGLKTAYRSIRKHKTVERALRMLQFEGNYQVPSDYLANFKQAELTFLYQRVFCPKAGKLVTLSPPDDDVNLDELPFIGGDVAPEIAAGVACGDLDPMTKILIEVKPVVAGKLPLGVQRRQTLGSELKPNKPINSFFTPKRTPLAELDPNSLTPSPSQQRLLERNANSSWQANSAPFRSNSVSRSGPLRAFSDNQGLSPMVRSVERPSFLAQAARASTLQSTKRQRLCSDADDDSLPARANLRSRFFEQSPGQSSPSGQKVSRTKKQRKSTMDVFSDEVAEDIFAGIPDPTEENEPEDARDESKLRVSETNSETAEPPATEPVDGGSSAAAQAKDAEKVSSDVGPDSPNFDRAVEYHVTRQNSTILSKYTFQTEPQPSLPVSRPAPSKIPVPQSSGRGPVPITRRPTAQRARLTPLQRMGQAALTRSNTINLPTELRKADSAESPTATPAPPQKASSFTVGHGAQGSEDLIVPDSEDDETEDTTRTPAHLDLQRFSFVAQ; translated from the exons ATGGGTATCAAAG GACTTCATGGTCTGCTGAAATCCATTCAAAGACCATGCAATTTAAAGAAGTTCAGCGGCCAGACCCTTGGGGTCGATGCATATGGATGGCTACATCGTGGGACCGTCGCGTGTGCCGTGGACCTGGTCTTGGACAGACCAACAAGGAA ACATATTGACTTCGTGCTCAATCGTGTTCGCATGCTTCTGTATTTCGGGGTTACGCCGTATCTCGTGTTCGATGGCGACAACCTGCCCAGCAAATCGGGcactgaagaagatcgtcatcggcgacggcaaGAGAGCAAGGCTCTGGGCCTCGAGCTGCAACGCAAGGGCAGAATGCCGGAAGCCTACCAGGAGTTCCAAAAGGCCGTCGATGTGACGCCTTACATGGCCCGTCAATTGATCGaagagctgaagaagatggatgtCAAGTACGTGGTTGCGCCGTACGAGGCAGATGCCCAGCTGGTATATCTCGAACAGCAGGGGATCATCCATGGGATCATTTCCGAGGATTCGGACTTGCTCGTGTTTGGGGCGAAGAGACTGCTGTCTAAACTGGACCAGCATGGCGAATGCATTGAGATCAACCGAGCCGAGTTCACTGCGTGCCGGGAGGTCAGCTTGGTTGGATGGACCGATGCCAATTTCCGTCATATGTGCATCCTTAGCGGGTGTGACTATTTGGCGAATATTCCCAAGATGGGACTGAAGACCGCCTACCGCAGCATTCGCAAACATAAAACGGTTGAGCGAGCGCTCCGTATGCTTCAGTTCGAAGGCAACTATCAAGTTCCCTCCGACTACCTGGCCAACTTCAAGCAAGCGGAATTGACCTTCCTCTACCAACGAGTCTTCTGCCCCAAAGCGGGAAAACTGGTGACTTTGTCTCCTccagatgatgatgtgaACTTGGACGAGCTCCCGTTCATTGGAGGCGATGTGGCTCCGGAGATCGCCGCCGGGGTCGCCTGTGGTGACCTGGACCCGATGACCAAGATATTGATTGAAGTGAAGCCGGTAGTCGCAGGTAAATTGCCCTTGGGCGTTCAACGCCGCCAGACCCTGGGGTCAGAGCTGAAGCCAAACAAGCCGATCaattccttcttcaccccgAAGCGAACGCCtctggccgagctggatcCGAACAGCTTGACTCCCTCGCCGAGCCAGCAGCGGCTCTTGGAGCGCAATGCGAACAGCTCCTGGCAGGCCAACTCGGCGCCCTTTCGCTCCAATAGCGTGAGTCGGTCTGGTCCGCTTCGGGCATTCTCAGACAACCAAGGTCTCAGCCCCATGGTGCGAAGCGTTGAGAGACCTTCGTTTCTGGCCCAGGCGGCTCGAGCTTCGACCCTACAATCTACCAAGCGGCAGCGACTCTGTTCTGATGCCGATGACGACTCGCTACCTGCTCGTGCAAATTTACGCAGCCGTTTCTTCGAACAGAGTCCGGGCCAATCCAGCCCCAGCGGACAAAAAGTGTCACGAACCAAGAAACAGCGCAAGTCGACGATGGACGTCTTTTCTGATGAAGTGGCTGAGGACATTTTTGCTGGCATTCCCGACCCTACTGAAGAAAACGAGCCTGAGGATGCTCGAGATGAGAGCAAGCTCCGGGTCTCTGAGACGAACAGTGAAACCGCAGAACCTCCTGCGACTGAACCCGTGGATGGTGGTTCATCAGCGGCCGCTCAGGCGAAAGATGCGGAGAAGGTGTCGAGCGACGTGGGCCCGGATTCCCCAAACTTCGACCGCGCTGTCGAGTACCATGTGACGCGACAGAATTCGACCATCCTGTCCAAGTATACCTTCCAGACAGAGCCACAGCCATCCTTGCCTGTTTCTCGACCCGCTCCAAGCAAGATCCCTGTGCCCCAGTCGTCTGGCAGGGGACCTGTCCCGATCACGCGACGCCCAACGGCTCAGCGGGCACGACTGACCCCCTTGCAACGGATGGGACAGGCCGCATTGACTCGATCGAACACCATCAATCTGCCCACGGAGCTCCGTAAAGCCGATTCCGCAGAGTCCCCGACAGCAACGCCAGCGCCGCCTCAGAAAGCATCCTCTTTCACcgttggccatggtgctCAAGGCAGTGAAGACCTCATTGTCCCGGACAGTGAGGACGACGAAACGGAGGATACAACACGAACTCCGGCGCATTTGGATCTCCAACGTTTCTCGTTTGTGGCGCAGTAA
- a CDS encoding uncharacterized protein (ID:PFLUO_000456-T1.cds;~source:funannotate), with product MMSLRTISRSVPRTLSRSLGLSRAALRPVSILPKPAMYQRSKAIKPAYAAFSTSAIARQSPAEGDAELIAKLDNELTHENESGLEDLQDQAQNVDYVLQTGNWTVKDVAGEQEVALSKSLGNEKIRVTFTVADIQNLSEQEDFDDSGLGDEMDFQGHQGHQAVNQRGNQGAVTQHPEDSVSQADREWADLAEPGFPARVNVSVEKPNGGSLLIQTLVQDGVFQIEEVSYFQNADLANAQTAEKDWARQSLYAGPPFENLDEALQANFERFLEERGVNAELANMIPDYITVKEQKEYMRWLENVKNFLGA from the exons ATGATGTCTCTCCGCACCATCTCGCGTTCTGTTCCGCGCACCTTGTCGCGCTCGCTCGGCCTATCGCGCGCGGCTCTGCGTCCAGTTTCCATCCTCCCTAAACCCGCTATGTACCAGCGATCGAAGGCGATCAAGCCTGCCTATGCTGCTTTCTCCACCTCTGCAATCGCCAGACAATCTCCTGCCGAGG GGGATGCCGAGCTTATCGCCAAGCTTGATAACGAATTGACGCACGAGAACGAGTCTGGCCTGGAGGACCTGCAGGATCAGGCGCAGAATGTCGACTATGTTCTGCAGACTGGAAATTGGACGGTCAAGGATGTTGCCGGAGAGCAGGAAGTGGCCCTCTCTAAGTCTCTCGGCAACGAGAA GATTCGTGTCACCTTCACCGTCGCCGATATCCAGAACCTGAGCGAGCAGGAAGATTTCGATGACTCCGGCCTGGGCGATGAGATGGATTTCCAGGGCCACCAGGGCCACCAGGCCGTCAACCAGCGTGGAAACCAGGGCGCCGTGACCCAGCACCCCGAGGACAGCGTCTCGCAGGCTGACCGCGAGTGGGCTGACCTTGCAGAGCCCGGCTTCCCTGCTCGGGTGAACGTCTCCGTCGAGAAGCCCAACGGTGGTTCTCTGTTGATCCAGACCCTCGTTCAGGATGGTGTTTTCCAGATCGAAGAGGTCTCCTACTTCCAGAACGCCGATCTCGCCAACGCCCAGACCGCCGAGAAGGACTGGGCCCGGCAGAGCCTGTACGCCGGCCCTCCTTTCGAGAACCTCGATGAGGCCCTGCAGGCCAACTTCGAGCGCTTCCTGGAGGAGCGCGGTGTCAACGCCGAGTTGGCCAACATGATTCCCGACTACATCACCGtcaaggagcagaaggagTACATGCGGTGGTTGGAGA ACGTTAAGAACTTCCTCGGTGCGTAA
- a CDS encoding uncharacterized protein (ID:PFLUO_000454-T1.cds;~source:funannotate), with protein MVRFVTLLGLAAPAFAGVMQQRGEASSAHEASHAMSEASAAAPKWTMGPDGHMSECKTPTWSTTTTTTWSKSTTPCTTTTTTSPKKSTTPCPTTTTKPSTTPSTTTTPCPTTTTTPKVTTKPHHTSTITIVTTSCPVTSSTIISGSSTIVVPVTQTSSITLIKTIVNKQSVVSFQNATAPPAAPTAAPPAPQSAAPAPAAPAPAAPAPAQSAPAAAQPAPAAPAQSAPAAQPAPAAPAQSAPAAQPAPAAPAAQSPAAQPAAAAPAESAPAESAPAAQPAAAAPAESAPAAQPAAAAPAAQSPAAQPKPAAASPAPASPAESTTPEQPGSSSQPSTFTGAGAIVEPAMGFVAVIAGFMALL; from the exons ATGGTCCGCTTCGTTACTCTTCTGGGGCTTGCCGCCCCGGCCTTCGCTGGTGTCATGCAACAGCGTGGAGAGGCTAGCTCTGCTCACGAGGCCTCTCATGCTATGAGCGAGGcgtctgctgctgctcctaAGTGGACTATGGGCCCGGATGGGCACATGTCTGAGTGCAAGACTCCGACCtggtccaccaccaccaccaccacctggtccaagtccaccaccccgtgcaccaccaccaccactacctCGCCCAAGAAGTCCACCACCCCGTgccccaccaccaccaccaagccTTCGACCACGCCAAGCACTACCACTACCCCGTGCCCCACGACGACGACTACCCCCAAGGTGACCACGAAGCCTCACCAcacctccaccatcaccatcgtGACCACCAGCTGCCCTG TTACTTCGTCTACCATCATCTCGGGTAGCTCGACCATCGTCGTCCCGGTCacccagaccagcagcatcacCCTCATCAAGACCATCGTGAACAAGCAGTCTGTTGTTTCCTTCCAGAACGCTACTGCCCCCCCTGCTGCTCCTACCGCGGCGCCGCCCGCGCCTCAGTCTGCGGCACCTGCTCCTGCGGCACCTGCTCCTGCGgcgcctgctcctgctcagtctgctcctgctgctgcccagccggctcctgctgctcccgctcagtctgctcctgctgcccagccggctcctgctgctcctgctcagtctgctcctgctgcccaGCCGGCTCCTGCTGCCCCTGCTGCTCAGTCCCCTGCTGCCCAgcccgccgctgctgctcctgctgagtctgctcctgctgagtctgctcctgctgcccagcccgccgctgctgcccctgctgagtctgctcctgctgcccagcctgctgctgctgcccctgctgCTCAGTCCCCTGCTGCCCAGCCCAAGCCCGCTGCTGCGTCCCCAGCCCCTGCTTCCCCCGCTGAGTCCACCACGCCCGAGCAGCCCGGCAGCTCTTCCCAGCCCTCCACCTtcactggtgctggtgccATCGTCGAGCCCGCCATGGGCTTCGTCGCTGTCATTGCTGGTTTCATGGCTCTCCTGTAA
- a CDS encoding uncharacterized protein (ID:PFLUO_000455-T1.cds;~source:funannotate), with protein MPHSVSPPGQDDEVMPDAPAAAENDTGVKLEDMFNDDEDEEFPASSAPDTKMESPPSEEVPAPAPSGVDTDIMLAFYQRLFPFRYLFQWLNHGIVPTRDFGNREFALTLQNDAYLRYQSYPTADLFRKDILKMNPSRFEIGPVYSTNPRDRKTLRGGQMKPVSKELVFDIDLTDYDDIRSCCSKANICAKCWAFVTMSIKVIDGALRDDFGFEHILWVYSGRRGAHAWVCDPRARNLSDERRRAIAGYLEIVRGGSSSGKRVNVKRPLHPHILRSLDLLKNNFAQTTLRDQDSFLNEEQAERLLTLLPDKTLNDSLRRKWESSPDRPSTSKWADIDALAKTGKSSTLDPKTLRDAKQDIVLEYTYPRLDAEVSKKMIHLLKSPFVIHPGTGRICVPIDPRKAEEFDPLSVPTVMELLAEIDTYDAQNPASTAEADTADVEGSTVNGSDMKGGRKLQDYEKTSLKPYIDYFRSFIANLLKEERAGKRERDEAGPQIKADPMEF; from the exons ATGCCTCACTCTGTATCGCCGCCTGGTCAAGATGACGAGGTCATGCCAGATGCTCCTGCTGCGGCCGAGAATGACACTGGGGTCAAACTGGAAGACATGTTcaacgacgacgaggacgaggagttcCCAGCGTCTAGTGCACCAGATACAAAGATGGAGTCACCACCATCAGAGGA GGTCCCTGCCCCCGCGCCGTCCGGTGTCGACACCGATATCATGCTTGCCTTTTATCAGCGACTGTTCCCATTTCGATACCTCTTCCAATGGCTGAATCACGGCATTGTACCGACTCGAGACTTTGGCAATCGAGAATTCGCCCTCACGCTCCAGAATGATGCCTATCTTCGATACCAATCGTACCCGACCGCTGACCT GTTTCGCAAGGACATTCTCAAGATGAACCCCTCCCGATTTGAGATCGGACCTGTCTACAGCACCAACCCGCGAGATCGCAAAACACTTCGAGGCGGTCAAATGAAGCCAGTCTCCAAAGAGTTGGTATTCGATATCGATTTGACGGATTACGACGATATCCGGTCCTGCTGTTCGAAGGCCAATATCTGTGCGAAGTGCTGGGCGTTCGTGACCATGTCAATCAAGGTGATCGACGGCGCTCTGCGCGACGACTTTGGCTTCGAGCATATTCTCTGGGTCTACTCGGGTCGACGTGGTGCTCACGCCTGGGTCTGTGACCCGCGCGCTCGCAACTTGTCAGACGAGCGACGAAGAGCCATCGCTGGCTACCTCGAAATCGTCCGGGGAGGATCATCAAGCGGCAAGCGCGTAAACGTCAAACGACCACTGCACCCGCACATTCTGCGcagccttgacctcctcaaaAATAACTTTGCTCAGACAACATTGAGGGACCAGGACAGCTTTCTCAACGAGGAGCAAGCGGAACGTCTCTTGACATTGCTTCCGGATAAGACATTGAACGATTCGCTGCGCAGGAAGTGGGAGTCTTCTCCTGACCGTCCCAGCACCAGCAAATGGGCGGATATCGACGCTCTGGCCAAAACCGGAAAGAGCAGCACCCTAGATCCCAAAACCCTGCGAGACGCCAAGCAGGACATCGTCCTCGAATACACATACCCGCGCCTCGATGCCGAAGTCAGCAAGAAGATGATTCACTTGCTCAAAAGCCCCTTCGTGATTCACCCTGGCACTGGTCGTATTTGTGTTCCCATCGATCCTCGCAAGGCCGAAGAATTCGACCCTCTCTCTGTTCCTACGGTGATGGAGCTCTTGGCGGAGATTGATACATACGATGCGCAAAATCCTGCTAGTACCGCAGAGGCCGATACCGCTGATGTGGAGGGTAGCACGGTGAACGGCTCGGATATGAAGGGCGGGCGCAAGTTGCAGGACTATGAGAAGACGAGTTTGAAGCCCTACATTGACTATTTCCGTTCGTTCATTGCCAACTTGCTCAAGGAAGAGCGCGCTGGGAAACGGGAGCGTGATGAGGCTGGTCCGCAAATCAAAGCGGACCCGATGGAGTTCTGA
- a CDS encoding uncharacterized protein (ID:PFLUO_000460-T1.cds;~source:funannotate), translating into MFGGLRSAKAVVSETRSRLDPTAMAYGPAKEPVHNGHQPLGRTITSLKRWSVLNKELPAVSDIRAIHVYDFDNTLFLSPLPNPQLWNGQTIGFLQTQECFVNGGWWHDPNILSATGKGKDVEEARGWNGWWNEQIYHLVTLSMQQKDALTVLLTGRSEFGFADIIKRMVASRNLEFDLVGLKPEVGPNSERFSSTMNFKQTFLEDIILTYGQAEDIRVYEDRVKHVKGFRDFFESLNRDFQSGQGAALRRPINAEVIQVTEGCTFLDPVTETAEVQRMINAHNGILHNPTMGNGRASYSRLRIKRTVFYTAYLISQEDSNRMTQELLAPLLPPGLTESNDLKYLANSIMITPRPASKSIRNKAGGMGHKLKWQITGTGVFENRVWAARVLPVPPTAKYFTESPAPLIVLAVRKGVRPAEAGKIQNWHPVPADKALNFETVVGEKAVLRIEEDNEWESQPAGKTNKRRLQQERDDEILYPQGADYDSRSNNYNPYQRPAGENRSHYDDSSRRGPHRSRGRGTGRGRGSARGGRGRGRGRDGGHPYRSLDDHTSGYDGSHDEQGGGFMNY; encoded by the exons ATGTTTGGCGGATTGCGCTCTGCTAAAGCTGTGGTCTCCGAGACTCGTTCGCGTCTCGATCCTACCGCCATGGCATACGGGCCTGCGAAGGAGCCTGTACATAATGGCCACCAGCCGCTGGGTCGCACAATCACCTCATTGAAGCGGTGGTCTGTCTTGAACAAAGAGCTACCAG CTGTCTCTGATATTCGCGCCATCCACGTTTATGACTTCGACAACACCT TATTCTTGAGTCCTCTCCCGAATCCACAATTATGGAATGGCCAAACCATCGGCTTCCTTCAAACACAGGAGTGTTTCGTGAATGGCGGATGGTGGCATGACCCGAACATCCTCTCAGCCACAGGCAAGGGAaaggatgtcgaggaagcGCGCGGCTGGAACGGGTGGTGGAATGAACAAATT TATCACCTTGTGACACTCAGCATGCAGCAAAAGGATGCGCTCACCGTGCTCCTGACCGGCCGGAGTGAGTTCGGTTTTGCAGACATCATCAAGCGAATGGTGGCTAGTCGGAATCTCGAGTTTGACCTGGTCGGCCTGAAGCCTGAAGTTGGCCCCAATAGCGAACGATTTTCGTCGACCATGAATTTCAAACAGACTTTCCTCGAGGACATCATTCTCACCTATGGCCAGGCGGAAGATATCCGTGTGTACGAGGATCGCGTGAAACA TGTGAAAGGATTCAGAGATTTCTTCGAGAGTCTCAACAGGGATTTCCAATCTGGGCAAGGTGCTGCACTGCGCAGGCCCATCAATGCTGAAGTCATCCAGGTGACCGAGGGATGCACTTTTCTTGACCCCGTAACTGAAACTGCCGAGGTGCAGCGCATGATCAATGCCCACAATGGCATCTTGCACAACCCCACAATGGGAAATGGCAGGGCTTCATACAGCCGGCTGCGGATCAAGCGCACTGTCTTCTACACCGCATATTTGATATCCCAGGAAGATTCCAATCGCATGACACAAGAACTGCTGGCCCCGCTCCTGCCACCAGGCCTGACTGAATCAAATGATCTGAAATACTTGGCTAACAGCATTATGATCACTCCTCGCCCGGCCTCTAAATCCATCCGGAACAAAGCTGGGGGCATGGGACACAAGCTAAAGTGGCAGATTACTGGAACAGGTGTCTTTGAGAATCGAGTGTGGGCAGCTCGCGTCTTGCCTGTTCCTCCGACTGCAAAGTATTTCACGGAGAGCCCTGCTCCTCTGATCGTGCTGGCTGTCCGCAAAGGCGTCCGCCCAGCTGAGGCAGGGAAAATTCAAAACTGGCACCCCGTTCCAGCCGACAAAGCTCTGAACTTTGAAACCGTCGTGGGAGAGAAGGCTGTACTGCGGATTGAAGAAGACAATGAATGGGAGAGCCAGCCGGCGGGAAAGACCAACAAGCGCCGCTTACAGCAGGAGCGAGACGATGAGATTTTGTACCCACAGGGTGCTGATTATGACAGTCGCTCCAACAACTATAACCCTTATCAGCGTCCTGCTGGGGAGAACCGCTCTCACTATGACGATAGTTCTCGTCGAGGCCCTCATCGCAGCCGAGGCCGGGGCACTGGCCGTGGACGTGGATCTGCTCGCGGAGGTCGTGGCCGCGGTCGTGGTCGTGATGGGGGACACCCGTATCGGTCTCTTGATGACCATACCAGTGGATATGATGGATCACACGACGAACAAGGCGGTGGCTTTATGAATTACTGA
- a CDS encoding uncharacterized protein (ID:PFLUO_000457-T1.cds;~source:funannotate), with protein sequence MAKTLQKVHKKISKKRGKVDSLNENSRDAQRLRRAGARDDRLSRHAKTTIKGRQPYMERIGHLYDAVQDTEKPLSDQEMAELIDQYINRDADEIEQLQQERRKGRPPSKREETLKLRTDTEEGEFRTGFWMPDLGDGDVLAGLKSWNGDWSGLSTLKFVRFTKDGGKQTSSFPPKGMS encoded by the exons atggccaagacATTGCAGAAAGTGCACAAGAAGATCTCAAAGAAGAGGGGTAAAGTCGACTCACTCAATGAGAACAGTCGCGATGCCCAGCGACTAAGACGAGCGGGTGCTCGCGACGATCGACTGTCCCGCCACGCCAAAACCACCATCAAGGGCAGACAGCCGTACA TGGAGAGGATCGGACACCTTTACGATGCGGTGCAGGATACAGAAAAGCCGCTATCAGACCAAGAAATGGCAGAATTGATAGACCA ATATATCAACCGGGATgccgacgagatcgagcaACTCCAACAAGAACGGCGCAAAGGGCGGCCGCCCAGCAAGCGGGAAGAGACGCTCAAACTGCGGACGGATACGGAGGAAGGGGAATTCCGGACCGGGTTCTGGATGCCGGACCTGGGCGACGGAGATGTGCTCGCAGGCCTTAAATCATGGAATGGAGACTGGTCCGGTCTGAGCACGCTGAAGTTTGTTCGATTTACGAAAGACGGAGGAAAACAGACGTCAAGCTTTCCTCCCAAGGGCATGTCATGA
- a CDS encoding uncharacterized protein (ID:PFLUO_000461-T1.cds;~source:funannotate) encodes MADDVDLRQEILQRTLQEVVHEELESVADPCVICLDSITDPGVAVPCNHANFDFLCLVSWLEQQPNCPLCKNELTAVQYDLKSPQGPKLYKLPPPSTNLPPSGPPTRPHPPFQRGARPPRRAHPRPQPPQPEDPLLRRRNVYRNQLYSLRVGSNRLSQYRELTPDLFNRDEELISRARKWIRRELRVFSFLNPETEEEEQRHDRVSRPGSQRLENRRANNAEFLLEYIVAILRTVDMKGSAGQAEELLRDFIGRDNARLFLHELQAWLRSPYISLEDWDRHVQYPSSPPNIPASGSRESGGLPRGPAPGSGRDRPLAERVTKPRSSRRPPYRSRSQDAAARARRLQYARARYAPD; translated from the exons ATGGCAGACGATGTCGATCTGCGCCAGGAAATCCTCCAACGGACTCTCCAGGAGGTAGTCCATGAGGAGTTGGAGAGTGTGGCAGACCCTTGCGTCATCTGCCTCGACTCCATCACCGATCCCGGCGTTGCAGTTCCCTGCAACCATGCGAATTTCGATTTTCTGTGTCTTGTGAGCtggctggagcagcagccgaaCTGCCCACTCT GCAAGAACGAACTGACCGCGGTGCAATACGACCTGAAATCACCCCAAGGTCCGAAACTCTACAAACTACCACCCCCAAGCACCAATCTTCCTCCCTCTGGCCCTCCTACTCGACCGCACCCGCCCTTTCAACGTGGTGCAAGACCACCCCGACGAGCCCATCCACGCCCACAACCCCCACAGCCCGAAGATCCactcctccgccgccgcaatGTATACCGCAACCAACTATATTCTCTGCGAGTTGGATCCAACCGCCTATCACAGTATCGCGAGCTGACGCCGGACCTATTCAAccgcgacgaggagctcATTTCGCGTGCTCGAAAGTGGATCCGCCGCGAACTGCGCGTCTTCAGCTTTCTGAACCCAGAaacagaggaagaagagcaacgCCACGACCGGGTGTCTCGGCCGGGATCACAACGGCTGGAGAATCGCAGGGCGAACAACGCCGAGTTCCTGCTCGAGTATATCGTCGCTATCTTGCGCACTGTCGATATGAAGGGTAGTGCTGGGCAAGCGGAGGAGTTGTTGCGAGATTTTATTGGGCGTGATAATGCTCGCTTGTTTCTGCATGAGCTGCAAGCGTGGTTGAGAAGTCCGTATATCTCTCTTGAAGACTGGGATCGTCATGTCCAGTATCCCAGTTCCCCGCCGAATATCCCCGCCAGCGGATCGCGGGAGTCTGGTGGGTTGCCTCGTGGGCCAGCACCGGGTTCTGGTCGGGATAGACCTCTCGCCGAACGTGTGACCAAGCCGCGATCATCTCGGCGACCGCCGTATCGTTCGAGATCTCaagatgctgctgctcgTGCACGGCGACTACAGTATGCTCGAGCCCGATATGCTCCTGATTGA